In one window of Mus pahari chromosome 3, PAHARI_EIJ_v1.1, whole genome shotgun sequence DNA:
- the LOC110317467 gene encoding uncharacterized protein LOC110317467, which yields MLLLGALLLCWGLLPQARGTTHAPLFLRINWSQLEKDISDLLSEHRVLEGVIRMAVTGSQSEGVSVLDPLPFVRKELVGKKSGLDLSLVGDLLSGKTMPELKKLLTTAGLVIEDAKGPEVTLQILSDSLLQITLRCKLYLSFLEILWLEAIKNIRIGVRLEQIGNKTQVAFEECHTPPGSLNIEILKRSDTLLPNQLLKLVSNTLDEFLPFLLQKIVCPVATNLINFLLEDMLHIILPPVISGPDDFQYYVTTTEFTEEAILMRVELVTPCGPHQRAPRSEHMVPPPLPGLSQNSMADLAFWLEIYNDILACLYTSQEISVEPQDSSETGLWELLSLSSPQSQPKAYNVTRGSLGLIISAPNPPTVLLDGRRTTVTQQGLLMLHGTDASSDAVAWQLLCRGEFSLKSQKQQLQLTPHSAVVTLGPYPAIIKKQEERLKTLLLAVLKRWFLPHHNEWLSKHSLPLPNIKGVSFSHAQMDFSEDYILLTVPE from the exons ATGCTGCTGCTGGGGGCACTGCTGTTATGCTGGGGGTTGCTGCCCCAAGCCCGAGGGACAACCCACGCTCCTCTCTTTCTGAGGATCAACTGGAGTCAGTTGGAAAAAG ACATCTCAGATCTCTTATCAGAGCACCGGGTCCTGGAGGGTGTGATCAGGATGGCTGTGACAGGATCCCAAAGTGAGGGTGTGTCTGTCCTGGACCCCCTGCCCTTCGTCAGAAAGGAGCTCGTTGGGAAGAAGAGTGGGCTGGACCTGTCACTGGTGGGGGACCTGCTCTCTGGGAAGACTATGCCTGAGCTGAAGAAACTGCTGACGACAGCCGG GTTGGTCATAGAAGATGCCAAGGGACCAGAAGTCACCCTGCAAATTCTAAGTGACAGTCTACTGCAGATCACACTGCGCTGCAAACTGTACCTCTCGTTCCTGGA GATCCTGTGGCTGGAAGCCATCAAGAACATACGAATTGGAGTACGGCTAGAACAGATAGGGAACAAGACCCAGGTGGCCTTTGAGGAGTGCCACACACCCCCAGGAAGCCTGAACATTGAGATCCTGAAGCG ATCAGACACCTTGTTGCCAAACCAACTGCTGAAACTGGTGAGCAACACCCTGGATGAATTCCTGCCTTTCCTCCTCCAGAAGATA GTGTGTCCTGTGGCCACAAACCTGATCAACTTCCTGCTGGAAGATATGCTACACATCATTCTTC CCCCTGTCATCTCTGGTCCTGATGATTTCCAGTACTACGTGACCACCACGGAGTTCACAGAGGAAGCCATCCTGATGAGAGTGGAG CTTGTGACTCCCTGTGGCCCACACCAGCGGGCACCAAGGTCAGAGCACATGGTTCCCCCACCTCTCCCAGGATTATCCCAGAACAGCATGGCAGATCTTGCCTTTTGGCTAGAAATCTACAATGACATCCTGGCCTGTCTCTACACCAGCCAGGAGATCTCCGTGGAGCCCCAGGACTCCTCG GAAACTGGCCTCTGGGAGCTGTTGTCCCTGAGCAGCCCGCAGTCCCAGCCAAAG GCTTATAATGTGACCCGAGGGAGCCTGGGCCTGATCATCAGCGCCCCAAACCCGCCCACCGTCCTCCTTGATGGCCGCAGGACCACAGTCACCCAGCAGGGCTTACTGATGCTGCATGGGACCGATGCCTCCTCTGATGCAGTTGCCTGG CAACTCCTCTGCAGAGGCGAGTTCTCCTTAAAGAGTCAGAAACAACAACTCCAGCTCACACCACACAG CGCTGTGGTCACCTTGGGCCCCTACCCCGCTATCATTAAGAAGCAG GAAGAGCGCCTAAAGACCTtgctcttggctgtcctgaagaGGTGGTTCCTGCCTCACCACAACG AGTGGCTCAGCAAGCATAGCCTCCCACTGCCCAACATCAAGGGCGTCTCCTTCAGCCATGCCCAAATGGACTTCTCTGAG GATTACATCCTGCTGACCGTTCCAGAGTAG